A genomic window from Fusarium verticillioides 7600 chromosome 5, whole genome shotgun sequence includes:
- a CDS encoding diphosphomevalonate decarboxylase gives MSDTKVYRASTTAPVNIAVVKYWGKRDAKLNLPTNSSLSVTLSQADLRTLTTASCSSTFTDGDSLTLNGESSDISGARTQACFRELRSRRAALEAADSSLPKLSTYPLKLVSENNFPTAAGLASSAAGFAALVQAIALLYELPDSPSDLSLVARQGSGSACRSLFGGYVAWRMGEKEDGSDSKADLVAPASHWPDMRALILVVSAAKKGVSSTSGMQQTVATSGLFKERIANVVPANMTAMEEAIKNKDFPKFAEVTMRDSNSFHATCADTYPPIFYMNDVSRAAIRAVEYINEKAGRTIAAYTFDAGPNCVVYYEEKDADTVVGTFYQALQGVGGFKEGAASAKSSVELESGLASTLKEGVSRVISTGVGEGPIKTDEFLVGEDGQAVRR, from the exons ATGTCCGATACAAAGGTCTACCGCGCCAGCACCACTGCGCCCGTCAACATCGCCGTAGTCAA ATACTGGGGAAAGCGCGATGCTAAGCTCAACCTCCCTACCAACAGCTCCCTCTCCGTAACCCTCTCGCAAGCCGATCTCCGAACTCTCACAACAGCCTCGTGCTCGAGCACCTTCACTGATGGCGACAGCCTCACTCTCAACGGAGAGTCCTCCGACATCTCTGGCGCCCGAACCCAAGCTTGCTTCCGCGAGCTTCGATCCCGCCGCGCCGCTCTCGAGGCCGCCGACTCTTCGCTCCCCAAGCTGTCCACATACCCCCTGAAACTCGTCTCCGAGAACAACTTCCCCACTGCTGCTGGCCTTGCCTCCTCAGCTGCTGGTTTCGCTGCGCTCGTCCAGGCTATCGCTCTTCTGTACGAGCTTCCTGACTCGCCTTCTGATCTTTCGCTCGTCGCTAGACAAGGATCTGGATCTGCTTGCCGAAGTCTCTTTGGTGGATATGTTGCGTGGAGAATgggcgagaaggaggatggaagCGACTCAAAGGCCGATCTCGTCGCGCCCGCTTCACACTGGCCTGACATGCGCGCTCTGATCCTCGTTGTCAGCGCCGCCAAGAAGGGTGTCTCTTCTACCTCGGGCATGCAGCAGACCGTCGCTACATCCGGTCTCTTCAAGGAGAGAATAGCAAACGTTGTCCCCGCCAACATGACCGCGATGGaggaggccatcaagaacaaggactTCCCCAAGTTCGCCGAGGTCACCATGCGCGACTCCAACTCTTTCCACGCTACTTGCGCCGACACCTACCCTCCCATCTTCTACATGAACGACGTTTCCCGCGCCGCCATCCGTGCTGTTGAGTACATCAATGAGAAGGCTGGCAGGACCATTGCCGCTTATACCTTCGATGCTGGTCCCAACTGTGTTGTCTACTACGAGGAGAAGGACGCTGATACCGTGGTTGGTACTTTCTACCAAGCGCTCCAGGGTGTTGGCGGTTTCAAGGAGGGTGCTGCTAGCGCCAAGTCTAgcgttgagcttgagagtgGTCTTGCTTCTACTTTGAAGGAGGGTGTGAGCAGAGTTATTTCCACTGGTGTTGGTGAGGGTCCTATCAAGACTGATGAGTTCCTTGTTGGAGAGGACGGTCAGGCTGTTCGACGATAG
- a CDS encoding cytochrome c heme-lyase yields the protein MADKDACPVDHKSREAWLAQAREAEAAKAKAAGCPVDHTAQAQSKSWSQTFSSYLPWSSSRPTPPPTQIPSNDGLDTDRVVSTIPRTSGGPAACPVDHGKEPAKPANHEMETGLDPSGNWVYPSEKMFFDAMKRKGYDARVADMKTVVPIHNAVNERAWKEIKEWEAPYLKGTKCDGPKLESFANKMDRMTPTARFNTILGYTAPFDRHDWVIDRCGTRVDYVIDFYAGRPDGKGGPSFYLDVRPKLNTWEGVKMRAKRWAFLA from the exons atgGCAGACAAAGACGCCTGTCCCGTCGATCACAAATCCCGCGAAGCATGGCTCGCCCAAGCCCGTGAAGCCGAAGCcgcaaaagcaaaggcagcTGGATGTCCAGTCGACCACACAGCGCAAGCACAGTCGAAATCATGGTCGCAAACATTCTCGTCATATCTCCCATGGTCCTCGAGCAGACCTACACCGCCGCCTACACAAATTCCTTCGAACGATGGTCTAGATACTGATCGCGTTGTATCCACAATTCCACGTACCTCTGGCGGACCTGCGGCGTGTCCGGTCGATCATGGAAAGGAACCTGCGAAGCCTGCGAATCACGAAATGGAGACTGGTTTAGATCCCTCTGGAAATTGGGTTTATCCTTCGGAGAAGATGTTTTTCGATGCGATGAAGCGGAAGGGTTACGATGCGAGGGTAGCGGACATGAAGACCGTTGTGCCGATTCACAATGCTGTTAATGAAAGAGCTTGgaaggagatcaaggagtgGGAAGCGCCGTATCTCAAGGGCACAAA GTGTGATGGCCCCAAGCTCGAATCTTTTGCCAACAAGATGGATCGCATGACTCCCACCGCTCGCTTCAATACTATACTCGGCTACACGGCGCCTTTTGACAGGCACGATTGGGTTATCGACCGATGCGGTACGAGGGTTGACTACGTTATCGACTTTTACGCCGGACGACCAGATGGAAAAGGCGGGCCTAGCTTCTATCTCGATGTGAGGCCGAAGCTGAATACATGGGAGGGCGTTAAGATGCGAGCCAAGAGGTGGGCCTTCCTTGCATAG